The sequence NNNNNNNNNNNNNNNNNNNNNNNNNNNNNNNNNNNNNNNNNNNNNNNNNNNNNNNNNNNNNNNNNNNNNNNNNNNNNNNNNNNNNNNNNNNNNNNNNNNNNNNNNNNNNNNNNNNNNNNNNNNNNNNNNNNNNNNNNNNNNNNNNNNNNNNNNNNNNNNNNNNNNNNNNNNNNNNNNNNNNNNNNNNNNNNNNNNNNNNNNNNNNNNNNNNNNNNNNNNNNNNNNNNNNNNNNNNNNNNNNNNNNNNNNNNNNNNNNNNNNNNNNNNNNNNNNNNNNNNNNNNNNNNNNNNNNNNNNNNNNNNNNNNNNNNNNNNNNNNNNNNNNNNNNNNNNNNNNNNNNNNNNNNNNNNNNNNNNNNNNNNNNNNNNNNNNNNNNNNNNNNNNNNNNNNNNNNNNNNNNNNNNNNNNNNNNNNNNNNNNNNNNNNNNNNNNNNNNNNNNNNNNNNNNNNNNNNNNNNNNNNNNNNNNNNNNNNNNNNNNNNNNNNNNNNNNNNNNNNNNNNNNNNNNNNNNNNNNNNNNNNNNNNNNNNNNNNNNNNNNNNNNNNNNNNNNNNNNNNNNNNNNNNNNNNNNNNNNNNNNNNNNNNNNNNNNNNNNNNNNNNNNNNNNNNNNNNNNNNNNNNNNNNNNNNNNNNNNNNNNNNNNNNNNNNNNNNNNNNNNNNNNNNNNNNNNNNNNNNNNNNNNNNNNNNNNNNNNNNNNNNNNNNNNNNNNNNNNNNNNNNNNNNNNNNNNNNNNNNNNNNNNNNNNNNNNNNNNNNNNNNNNNNNNNNNNNNNNNNNNNNNNNNNNNNNNNNNNNNNNNNNNNNNNNNNNNNNNNNNNNNNNNNNNNNNNNNNNNNNNNNNNNNgggggggtaagatgtacgcagtccatacctctagcCAAACATAGCCACATCCCTAGCATCTGCTGAGCATCGCTACGTAAGCCCTTCCCTCACCCTCCATGAAAAAGAAGCAAAAGTTGTCTTCtctctttttgtttttgacaaGTTCATTTTTCTTTCCTATTTTCTATTCTATGTAACTGTTCTACGGTTTCGTTTAGTTCTCTTATATGCCTTCCAAGTATCAAGTGTTTTACACACGCAGCAAAAGAACCCTTAATTTTACATACATATGACCGTTCAAAAAGAAATGTTATAAAGCGAGAAACAATCCAAAGGTTGAGGATGAAATCAAGACAAACTTATAGTTTGGAACCATTTCAGAAATTTATTCGAGGAATTAGCTTTCAAGTAGGATTAggtttataaaatatcaaaaggaAATATTACACAAGCAGGGAAAATAACTGCCGTGTAAGTGACAATTCTATCTAATACAGCAAGATCAAAAATGAATTTTGCAGCTTACATTAGAAAACAGAACTTACCAATTTCCAGTCATCATCAACCACAGGGAAACCAGTGATCCGGCGTTCTACCAAAATTTCCAACGCTGTTGCAGGAATAATCATGTATCAGGGATTAACAAGAGCATGAATGCATGAGTAGCTAGTAATGAAATTGAGCACTAAAATACCTTCATCTACAGATGTTGATGGTTTTACCACATGTAGATCCTCTTTTCTTGTCATGAAATCACCTACTGTATATATACCATTTCTTGGCTGCCACAAGAATATATAAGCTTATCATTTGGTTGGACATTCATGAGAAAGAGGAACTTCTTGATGAGAAAAAAGAATGCATTTACAGTTCAAATTaagcaaaaggaaagaaaaacctATTGAACGGGAACAGATATAAaacatatttgaaaactaaagtgAAAGCTGCCACAAAATTCAATCAGGCAGCAACTTGTGAGCAAGGTGTTTGTGTGAAGGagccaaaacaaataaaaatttactcAAGTGAAAATAATCTGTTGATGTACTTAGGTTATATCGAAACCTCAAGTTGACCGCTTCTATCACCAAGTGATCAAGAATTGCATTATCTAGCTCACACAGCTAACTTATAAAAAGAAGTGCTCGGGGGAGATCTGTACATTTCATCGCAGTGAAGATGATTACAAAAGAGGTACACGTATTCCCATATCTACAAAAAACATCCAGATCTGTATTATCTTCTAACTAAGTCATATTTGCACCTGGCTCTTTTTGCTCTACATGCCCAGGACTACTACAGCTTGATTTTTCCGCATTTATGGACAGGGAAGTTACTAAAAGAAGTACAGCTGGTAAAAAAATGGTAATAACCTGGGAATATCCACTATGACCAAGAATTGTTTGATTCAAGGTTAAATGTTGAatctaataataaaatatagCATCCAGTGTTGCACTAAATTGAAATGCTATTTCCTATTATCAGAACGTTAGCGTTAAGGCTTAGAAAACTGAAAGTTAATGAGTTCCGTTTTAGCAAGATCTAATGATCTTATATTCACAATTTAAATAACCTTGTTTATCGTGCATTTCATTATTGTCAGTGCTATAATGTAACTTGAAACAGCAAAATAAACACACAAATAACTCTGGTCTAAAGAATTCTTCCTCGAAGCCAATTGACTGACCATGAGTTGTTAGGCAAAAGGCAACATTCTATTCTTCCAATAGAAATCGGTCCAAAAGATGAAgctgaaattaaatttttttacgAGTTTGAACTTTTTTTATAATTAAGGTGCGCCTCATCTTACCTCTTCTGCAAAACTGACAAATACAGAGGAAGGTTTCTTATTTAGAAATACCGAACGCAGAGTGTGTAATGTTCCTTTTCCTTTCTTACTTTCCTTTTAGACAAAGTACAAATGTATATCAACAAAATTCATTGACACAAGAGGCATTATATCACTCTTCACAAATGGAAACATAGTTcatcctaattttttttcttttttttgaaaactgGGGATAGGGGAAGGGAATTACAAGGTGGGGAATTAAACCTTCACCAATAAGGTAAAAGTTCAGAAAGTCAATCAACTGAGCCACTAAGATTCCCTTACTCTTTTTTTAAGATTCCTATCCGATATCCAATGATAACTTAAATATGAGCGTAAAttcaaaagttattttcttttctgttcatatatatgtatgatgTGTAATCCATACAATTAGTTCTAGGAAGCTAAAGAAGTTTATCAAATTTCTACATAATTATGTATGAAGAACAAAGAGTTTCAAGTTAATCAAGCAGGCTCTGACTTCCGAGCTAACGGCTGAGTTTAATGTTAACAATTGCATATGCCCTAAAGGGTTTAAGATGACCACATTAAACAATCAATCCCAttgtaaaaaaatcattttctgCTCTTGCATTATATGCAGGAAATTCACATACAGAAGAATTGTTTATTACTTTGTCTGCTGAAGGTGTGTAGGGGGTGGGGAAATGGGTGGATGTAGCTTTCCGGCAGAAAGTGTGAGCACTATCATCGCCTTAAACTCGACCTATAGATGTGTGTGTATGAAATATATACAACAACAGCAACAAGATAGATACCCAGTATAATTACATAAAGTGGGGTTGGGGAGGATATATTGTGTGAAAATCTTTAATTCTACCTCACAGTAAAGTTAGAGGGGCTGTTTCCGACCCTAAAATTGTTACATatatgaacatttttatcaagTCAGCACTCTTTCTCACATAAGAATAGTAATCCCTCTGTTTCAATTTGATTGGCTAGATTAGGAGTATAGGGTTTAACTAACTAATTTAGTATGAGTTCgacataaaatcatcaatattttattttttttggaataaGGCTTGCATATTTAGAACTGCAAaaaagtactccctccattttgaaataaataaattgttaaattttgacatacagattaagaaaaaggtatcaaatatataaatttaacataaatttttatttttacccttaaATCTCttttaccaaaagaaaaaaaaaattgcagtCTTTTGCTTGTCAGATCATggataattttgaaaaagaattcagCAATTCATGtattttgaaacactaataaatatctcaataatttatttattctgaaaCGGAAGGACTATAAGTCAAAATAGTtagtaataatttaaaatatatttagaaaGTAATTGAAAAAATTATCCTTATGGATGAGGAGGTATATATACCTCTGCAGAATTGGCGGTCAAAGTGTTGGTGGCGGTAACGGAGAAATGGTTGCGCGAATTCCAAAGGCGGAGGGAGAGGAAACATTTAGTGAAAGTAGCAACATTTTGGGATGGATGAGATAAAAGAAGGCAAGGGAGCTGGTGGTGGAAAGCAGCGGAGGAGCGGCGGAGGGAGATTCCCGACAGCGAGATAGATGACATCGCTGGATTTTGGGAAGAACAAAATTCAGAAGAATACCAAGTCAAACTGTTACAGCAATGGCTTGGCCTTTACTCTGTAACTTTAGCCACAAGGCCTTGTTGATTAGTTATCTTTTGTTGGTTTTTTCTCCAGTGCTCTTAGGAACTGGTAGTGTTCATTTCAAGTCGCATATCGGAGTGCCATATTCGTGAGCAAGTATTTTTGTgggaaaaaaaagagttttttatTACACggtcatttttaattcttcaataatacttcctccgtttaaaaatgaatgacttactctttttttttaattcattttaaaaaaaaaaattattttgtaatattttaatttcaacttttcacatgtttaagaccataagattgaaggacattttgatacatttgatacaacttcaatttaaagccacaagattcaaaaatttatttattttcttaaactttatatcaaatcaaagtaggtcattcttttttaaacgtaaaaaatattaaaaatatatatttaatcatatttattcaatttaaaaaattaataatatataatttaacaCGTAGTTCCTAATTCACCCTTATCACTAATATAGTCATTTCCCTAATTCATTTCTTATCACTAATATAGTCATTTCCCTAATTCATTTCTCATAGCTATGTACTATTTTCAATggtgatatactaaaattattatggataaagggtcaaaaatacctctcTACTTTTATTAATTAGCTAACTTTACTCTTTGTCATACTATGTGGTCATATTTGTCCTTGTCGTTATCAAACCTATCACATATACACCTAATTTGAATGGAAATTTCCAAATCAAAATAGATACTCGATTTTGAAGAAAAAACCCATCACCTTCATCCAATCTGCTCCGACCCAGTTAAATCACTATGTCTGCCATTACTTTGATGCTATACAATAACCGAGCGGCTTCATAGCAATTTCTGGCAAATTGCATCAATTGGACTATAAACTCAACCTGACCGGGTGGGTTCACCATCTTTGCTCGGAATAAATTTGTTTTCATCTCTAGTGTCTCCCGTAAAAAAAGAAATTTCATCAGAAGAAACAATTTTCCTTCATTGTTCCCCTGTTTATCTTTCCTTCTGTGCATACTATTTTTTGACTGAACTCCCAACGATTTCTCTTCACTTTAACCTCATCACTATTAACAATTTTCTTCATTGTGAAATCTCGTCTGTGTCATTGTTTATTTCATTGGACAATATTTCATTGGACAATTATCTAACATTAATTTCACCAAAGACAAAAATGCAGAGAATACGAACAACTCATCAATTGAAATCATTCCtgcaatttcaaattttttagctAATTTTCATGAAAGCTTACTGAAAGAAAATTGGATACATTGAATGgggttgaagaaaaaaatagcaaGAAAATACTCTAATCAATTAAATAAAGAAAGTGGCTTTTGCAAGCCAATTATGTGTACAAGCTTTTAGTCAAATGAATTGCCCTACAaccccatcatcatcatcatcatcaatatcagcTTCCCAAATTCACAATTGTCGTCTTTTTTAAAGGAAGAATCAATGAGGGTAGCTGATTTGGGAGCTGGATATTTATCTCGACTGTGTTTCTTTATTTGGTTCGGAGCGGGTCAAATGAGGGTAATgggtgtttttttaaaaaatggatattttattttaatttgggggTTTCTATCCAAAATAGGGGTATAAATGAAAAGTTTGATAATGGCAGGGGCAAATATAACCTCATAGTATGACTGAAGGGGTAAATATGACCACATAGTATGACGGAGGGTAAAGTTAGCTAATTAATAAAAGTATacgggtatttttgaccctttttccaattattattttatttaataattcttttaaGGAGTGTGTTAGTTTAATAATACTCGACAAGTAAAAATGCACGGTGAAAGTaacaacaatataaatattttatcatattaccttatattaattgatgtttagtagTAAGTcttggaaaataattttaaaaataactaattaatggcaaggataaaatatgaaaaaaataaattcttaacatgtcaaaagttaaaaaaaataaaaatctattttttaaatagtgaacaaataaaaaatgaacgAAACAAGTACAAGAAACATAtgtaaaactattttttttgtttttattaaaagaaattttaTATGTTAAATGTGATCATAGTTGTAGTGTCCTACTAAAATATCTTATCAGAAAATTGACCATCGAGATAATATATGTCTCAAAGATTCATTTACAGATATTTTGATAATATGCAAGTTTGTGTGTGAACCAAATATATTTCAAACGTTGATTTTAACTCGTGCGATGCAGATATtccttttcttatttatttcataCTACAAGCTGGCTTTTTGCAATTTGTATTTACATAATTCTTTCATGTAAGTGCGACGAAGATTCATTCTTTTATCTTGTTCATTTTTATCCAACTCTATGATAGTTTTTCAACTCCTactctttatcttttttattttgttttttttctgtgcaaatttaaatttcaagtcactatcgAATTTCACTTGTATAAGTcttcaactaactccaattatacataaaataattaagatcacAATTATGTATTGAATCTCGAGTTTAATTTCTTGTCTATACCATATTCATGGACTTTAAACTTTTGTTCTAATAAGGAGGTCGCTTAACTATACGTATAAATTATGACAATCTTATCATGAGCGCATGATCACAACAAATAAATGTCCAATATCTATTCATAATTGTCTTATGAGCAGTTTCTACTAACATGAATACTTCTTTCGTTCACTTTTACTCGTCACTAATTTCCTAATTGGATTTCtacttttacttatcatttttgataaatcaagagaagacaacttctttttttctattttatccttaacattaattgttttttttttcaaattgattcaagatACAATGTAAGCATCAATTAATAGGAGTACTAtagtaaaatagtcatgttattaattatttttcttaataggtgtgcCAAATCAAAATGTGACAAACAAAACCGAACGAAAGGAGTAGTATATTTGAGTTATTTTGTTTTATCACTCCAAGTGGGAACCTCTAATAAAGGACCTCGACTTCTTGCCCTTTTCTCATCAAGCGAGACTCTATAGACTCCATTTACTATATTGCACAGTGTTCCGGAATTCAGTTTATAAAAGTGAAATAGTGTGTTAAAGTTAGAGTTTATACAAGTACTAATCGTAAAATTTTATGATAGTACATAATTAGCCATCTGATAAGTGACTATTTAATTATTTCGCCCTGTATACTTGTGGAAACGACCAACAGTAGGAATGTCACCAAGTAGCCATTTTTACGACAAaaatgttgtaaaatttatgtaAACCCCGACTAGTTTATCCATATTTACATGTTATCCCGACTTTTGTTAAAATCTCATAAAATTCCTCTTTTCTTGATTTCAGATACATATAAACTAAGTGAGATACATATTAATGATACATCTTATTATTTAACTGATTAGCTTAAATTATGGGATGTAACGGATAGTGAATAATTAAAGTAGCAGTTAACCCAACCAATCATCTACATAACTAAAGAAAATTCCATTAAAAAACGGTAATCTATTATTAATTTCAATTTTGAACAAATTCACTTTCATAATCAATTTGCAGAcgttttctgtttttttttttcgtgGCTCATCATtcctttttcaacaattttcaaTGAATATTTTTGTCCTATTACGTCATTCGATGTTTGGATTAATGATGTCAAATATGAGGGCTATAAGAGTGATGGCATTGTTGTAGGAGAACATGTTACTTATGAAAAATTGATTCCGGCTATTGTTGTTGAACTTAAAATTGATGAAAGTAGAAAAAAATTGAGGCTCAATACGTCGTTGATGGTAATGCAGCTCCATTGTTGATTAGTAATGATGTGGGTGTGAAGCTTTATATCGAGGTTACGAAAAGTGTGTCTGATTTTAAAATGTATCCACTAATCATCACCACAATCGATAAAGATGAAACGGAGATGTTGTTTGAGAGTGAAACTGGGCCAGTTATGTGTTTGGAGAATTCTTGTAAAGAAGTTGCAGAATTAATTGGTGATACTTTTGATTGTTCAGATCCATTATTTTTGTGCGATGTGAAGTTGAACAAGATTATTTCAGATTGCAATAATAATGAAGTTAAAGTTGGTCAATTCTACAAGGACAAGAAAACTCTGATTTATGTTATGGTAAGGTATGCCATTGAATATTCTTTCAATTTCAAAGCgaaaatatttgacaaaaaaagGTATGTATCGTATTTCAATTATCAGAATCAATTATGTGtctcttgttttttatttatgtatCTCCCTATAAGTTTATGTATCTGTTATGTGAAAATGTATCTCACCAATATCATTTTCTGTTATTTGTAAACTTATTTGATTATATGTATCTCTTTTTTGTAATGTTTATGTAATTATGAATGATACTTGTtattcaaattaagtaaaagagatGCATAATTAGCATACAAAATATTTTTGGTCAAATACAGAATTAAATATgtaattgaaatattttgatattaatgTTGTTGAATTTAGCTGAAATAGTTAGTTGAAATGTCATAAAACTTAGTACTTGAAACTTGTATTAGTGTTACATTTGCATATATTTATGTTGTTATATTTCTTTGTTTATATATGTTTGCAGTTATGTCCTAAAATATTGTTCGGTAGATTGTAGTTGGATATTCAAAGCATCCTTAAAGAAGGGTTCAGACATGTTTAAAGATaggatttttcatgattttcacacGTCCTTTGAAAGATAGAGTATTCACACAACTTCAAGCTATTGTTGCATTTGTTAATGATTTTACTGCTCCAAAATTGATCACTCACAAAAAAATACACACACCAAATGAcataatttatgatattaaaaatatttttagtgtcGATATTAATTATCAGAAAGTATGGAGCGCAAAAGAACGTGCAGTTGAGATGTTAAGGGGGAAACCTACAAATTATTATTGTCAAATGcctagatagatagatagatacatacatatatatatatatatatatacatacatacatacatacacacacacacacatatatatagttgATGCGGCGCATTTGAGTAGAGCATATAAAGGGACATTTGTCTCGACAAGCACTCTTGATGGTGCAGGGACATAATATTAGTtctttcatatattattttgCGATGTAATCTAAAACTATATTTGTATGTTGATTTTATTGTTTCAATCAaatttatttgtaaaaataaaaataaatttttatttttcaaattgtaGGAAGCATATTGCCGATTGTGTATGGTGTAGTTGACACAGAAAATGATAATTCATGGATTTAGTTTTTTTAAGCAGTTAAAATATGTGGTTGGAGAGCGTGAGAGTATATGTGTTGTATCCGATTGTAAGGAAAGCATAATCAAGGTTGTTAGTATTGTATATCCCAAAGTTCAGCATCTTGCAACGTTTGATATCTACGAAAGAATGTATGCACAAACGTCAAAAAGAGCAAAAATAGAGTTAGTAAAATTTTCTATGCTAAGGCTAAGGCATacaaaagaaataattttgagttttttttttaataaagttgGCATGGTGGATCAGAGGGTAAAGTCGTATCTTGagaatgatggttttgaaaaatgGGCATGAGTCTATGCACCTGTTAATCGAGGTCgaatgatgacttcaaatataACCGAGTGTATAAACAAAAAACTTAAGGAAGCACGTGAGTTGCCGATAATAGATTTTCTAGAacaaacaaaataattatttgataagTAGAATTGCAAAAACAGAGAAAGAGCATCCTATACAAACACATCATTGAGTAAACGATTTGAAGACATTCTTCGattaaatacttcaaaatcttcTCGCTTGAAGGTTAGTTAATCTATTTCTTTTGGTTTTTAAGATTATGtaatgttattttaatatttaattacaCGTTTTCAATTGATTAAGTTACtgttaaattattttcaattatttatataTGAAGTTTTAAAAGAGATACAAATATTTTGTTAAATAATAGCTGCATGTATCATCAAGTAAATACATTATCATCAATCTTGTATGTTAATGCTTCATCAATGTATGTGTACTCTTTTCATGATGACGGAAGAAAATACATAGTATGTCTAGATAGGAGAACATGCAGTTGCGGAAGATTTCAATTAGATGAGATAACATGTCAACATGCGACAGCAGTTCTAAAAAGTAAGTATATAACAGATATGAAATCTTATTTCTTTGAGTATTATCATCCATAAACTTTGGTGAAGACGTATGAAGTCTCGATGTTTCTAATGCCAGAAAAGAAAGATTGGATTATACCAACGAAGATTAAAGACGAAGTAGTTTTGCCATCAAAATGCAAAAGACCACCAGGAAGGCAAAAGAAAGCAAGTGAAATCCTTTCATAGAGTAATAATTATTGGGGAAGATGTGGTTATGAAGTTCACAACAGATGTACTTGTAATTTCTTTCCAAAAGAAGAGTGAGATGTCGGTCTTCATCAAATAAagattgaataatatttttttcagctTAAAGATTTTTTGTCATTTGGTAGAACATTTATGAAATTGTTGTTACTATTGTAACCTTGAATGAATAATATTTGTTCGAATACAATATTTGTTATTTATGCAATTTACGTTTTGGTAAAATAACTAAAGTTCATGTTAGATTAGCATGATACTTCATTAACTTTATATGCAATATCATGACCTTTATATGTTATAATATCATAATAACGTTGTACGAGTTTGATAAACTCACcaaataattcaagtttttgtTACGAAAAAATATTTAGTATTTCGTACAATTTTATTGTATAAGAAAAACTTGAGATGAATTTCTAATATATTATCATTTAACTTGTCAGTTAATTGTTGTACTGTAAACTTATTAAAATCATCTATGGGTCTTCTATTTCATAAAATGATTGATGTTAAATGAGTTTATTACAtctccttgatttttttttaaacctAGTGGTAGTATTTGACTCGTATATTTTATTTGTGCGTTTGATAATCTAAATTTGTATCTCACTTTGAAAAATGTATctcttataaattttttatagtaacaatATGTACctcttatatttttaatatatatatctatttttgctaatatgtattttatacaatGGACTATCTTTTTAATTTGTATCTCGTTAAAAAAATGtatctcataatttttttttatagtaacaGCATGTACatcttatattttaatatatgtatttttttaagtaATATGTATCTTTATTAATGTATTTGTTACAATACatctacaaaaataataatatattagaaagtTGAATAACCAGCATGAAAAATATAGTTAAATGTCACTAATATAGTAGAACTAGTTTAGCATCAAAACACTAAATATATGTCTTTGTCAATATTCTTAAAAATGAGACTTAATGTTTATAAAATAGGCAAAAACATTGACTGACGTCTTCAAAGTTTTAAATATCCAACAAATCATTGGTTATTCAGCATTAACAACACGATCATTTTTCGATGGTATGAAGCTGCTCCATGACCTCGACGGATCTTCATTCTCACTAAAGTATTCATTCTCTGccttttaaaattcataattgcACAAAAGTGTTGTGAATTTCAGGCTATGGTATTGAGCATCAATCTCCGAAGATGTTATGTCTAATCTCTCACTCAGATACTCGGCAAACACAACCATAAATACACCACAATTCCTGCATCGTTattcataattaaattaaaaacacaCATATATTGATAAACAAAACTAAAACAGTGAAAAAGTATTGTGATACATACAAATTGTCACTATCTTGTTGTGCAATGCTAGTAATATTCCTCTTGAAATGGATcgcttttggtcttttccttgtAAGATTCAAGCGTAGACCAGACAGTGGGTACCTTttgctcaaaaaaattattgtactgAAGATAAGTTGGGAGCATTATTGCCAACTTTTGAACCTCGCTTGACTGGGCCCTGCTCTGTGAAGAGGATGTCGAATCATACATACGAATGCATCGCTCCTTTAGAGCAATAACTGTCAGTACTCAATAAAATATACCATCTGAATTTAATTGGGACAAAAACCTCATTAACAAGGTGCCAA comes from Capsicum annuum cultivar UCD-10X-F1 chromosome 2, UCD10Xv1.1, whole genome shotgun sequence and encodes:
- the LOC107858658 gene encoding CBS domain-containing protein CBSX1, chloroplastic isoform X1, whose protein sequence is MSSISLSGISLRRSSAAFHHQLPCLLLSHPSQNVATFTKCFLSLRLWNSRNHFSVTATNTLTANSAEPRNGIYTVGDFMTRKEDLHVVKPSTSVDEALEILVERRITGFPVVDDDWKLVGLVSDYDLLALDSVSGTGGADANMFPEVGSNWKTFNEVQKLISKTKGKVVGDLMTHAPLVVRESTNLEDAARLLLKTKYRRLPVVDSDAKLVGIITRGNVVRAALHIKRVMEMEGQQ
- the LOC107858658 gene encoding CBS domain-containing protein CBSX1, chloroplastic isoform X3, yielding MSSISLSGISLRRSSAAFHHQLPCLLLSHPSQNVATFTKCFLSLRLWNSRNHFSVTATNTLTANSAEPRNGIYTVGDFMTRKEDLHVVKPSTSVDEALEILVERRITGFPVVDDDWKLVGLVSDYDLLALDSVSGTGGADANMFPEVGSNWKTFNEVQKLISKTKGKVVGDLMTHAPLVVRESTNLEDAARKKQQTVCVICTCVICQTSAENKVPPASCCR
- the LOC107858658 gene encoding CBS domain-containing protein CBSX1, chloroplastic isoform X2, which encodes MSSISLSGISLRRSSAAFHHQLPCLLLSHPSQNVATFTKCFLSLRLWNSRNHFSVTATNTLTANSAEPRNGIYTVGDFMTRKEDLHVVKPSTSVDEALEILVERRITGFPVVDDDWKLVGLVSDYDLLALDSVSGTGGADANMFPEVGSNWKTFNEVQKLISKTKGKVVGDLMTHAPLVVRESTNLEDAASRKKQQTVCVICTCVICQTSAENKVPPASCCR